In a genomic window of Urocitellus parryii isolate mUroPar1 chromosome 11, mUroPar1.hap1, whole genome shotgun sequence:
- the LOC113177004 gene encoding olfactory receptor 4F3/4F16/4F29-like produces the protein MDGTNHSVVSEFMFLGLTNSWGIQLLLFVFSSMFYVASIMGNSLIVFTVSSEPHLHSPMYFLLANLSFIDLGVSSVTSPKMIYDLFRKHKVISFRGCITQIFFIHLIGGVEMVLLIAMAFDRYVAICKPLHYLTIMSTRMCIFFLVAAWVVGLMHSLVQLAFVVKLPFCGPNVLDSFYCDLPQLIRLACTDTYRLEFMVTANSGFISVGSFFTLIISYVVIILTVQKHSSSGSSKALSTLSAHITVVVLFFGPLIFFYTWPSPSTHLDKFLALFDAVLTPFLNPVIYTLRNQEMKVAMRRICRQLVSYRNIS, from the coding sequence ATGGATGGAACAAATCACTCTGTGGTGTCGGAGTTCATGTTCCTGGGACTCACCAACTCCTGGGGTATCCAACTACTCCTATTTGTTTTCTCCTCCATGTTTTATGTGGCAAGCATCATGGGAAACTCCCTCATTGTGTTCACGGTGTCTTCTGAGCCTCACTTACACTCTCCCATGTACTTTCTGTTGGCCAACCTCTCCTTCATTGACCTGGGTGTGTCTTCTGTTACTTCTCCAAAGATGATTTATGACCTCTTCAGGAAGCACAAAGTTATCTCCTTTAGAGGCTGCATCACCCAGATCTTCTTCATCCATCTCATTGGTGGTGTGGAGATGGTGCTGCTCATAGCCATGGCCTTTGACAGATATGTGGCCATATGTAAGCCTCTGCACTACCTGACCATCATGAGCACAAGGATGTGCATCTTCTTTTTAGTGGCTGCCTGGGTGGTTGGCCTTATGCACTCGCTGGTTCAATTGGCTTTTGTCGTAAAGTTGCCCTTCTGTGGCCCTAATGTGTTGGACAGCTTTTACTGTGACCTCCCTCAGCTCATCAGACTTGCCTGCACAGACACCTACCGACTGGAATTCATGGTCACAGCCAACAGTGGTTTTATCTCTGTAGGCTCCTTCTTCACACTGATCATTTCCTATGTTGTCATCATTCTCACTGTTCAGAAACACTCTTCTTCTGGTTCCTCCAAGGCTCTGTCCACACTGTCAGCTCACATCACTGTGGTGGTCTTGTTCTTTGGTCCTTTGATATTCTTCTACACATGGCCATCTCCCTCCACACACCTGGATAAGTTCCTGGCCTTGTTTGATGCAGTTCTGACTCCTTTTCTAAATCCTGTCATCTACACACTACGGAACCAAGAAATGAAGGTGGCAATGAGGAGAATATGCAGACAGTTAGTGAGCTACCGAAATATCTCTTAA